AACCCGCCGAACCGGCCCGGTCCTGGCTGGCCACCAGCAGACCCTCGAGCGGCACCGGGCCCCACTCCGAGGAACCCTGACCGGGCAGGCGGAGCCGATGGCGCGCGTGGCGGCCCCGGCTGCCGCGGAGCATCCTGGAAGCCGCACGCTGTCGGATCCGGCTCCTCGGCACCGGTCCAGGACGTCGCCGCGCCGCCCGCCAGGAGGCCCCGGATGACCGTCGGACGGTACGAGGACCGGAACCCCGACCGCTCGGAGAGCTTCGGGGAGATGCTGCTGGGCCGGCTCCTGGACCACGCCCACGCGCTACCGCCTGAACGGGTGGGGCCGGCTCTGGCCGACGCGGTCGCCCTGATCGGCGGGCGGGAGGTGCAGGTCCTTCTCCAGGACTACGAGCAGGAGCACTTGGTCCCCCTGCCCGGGGACGGGCTGGAGGACGGCCGTCCCCTGCCCATCGACGATTCGACGGTCGGACGGTGCTTCCTCACCTCGCACCCGGTCGAGGTGCCGCTGGCCAACGGGGTGCGGGTCCACGTCCCGCTGCTGGACGGCGGCGACCAGGCCGGCGTCCTGGCCGTCACCCTGGACGCGGTCGACGACGACGACCGCCGCATCCTGCGCAGGCTGGCGCACCTGGTCGCCGATGTCTTGCAGACCAAGAACGGCTACACCGACTTCTTCTTCCGCACCCGCCGCGGCGAACCGATGAGCGTCGCCGCCGAGATCCAGTGGTCGCTCCTGCCACCGCTCGCCATGACGATGCCCCGCATCGCGGTCGCCGGAGTCCTGGAACCCGCGTACGACGTGGCTGGCGACAGCTTCGATTACGCCCTGAACGGCGACGTCCTCCACCTCGCCATGATCGACGCCATGGGCCATGGTCTGGACGCGGCCACGATGGCGACCGTGGCCATCGGCGCGTACCGGCACGCCCGCCGCACCAGCGTCGAGCTGTCCGAGATCTACCTCTTCATGGACCGGGCCATCGCCGAGCAGTTCGCCCCTGACCACTTCGTCACCGCGCAGATGCTGCGGCTCGGCACCGGCACCGGCCGCCTCCAGTGGGTCAACGCCGGACACCCCGCCCCCATGCTGATCCGCGACCACCGTGTCGTACGCCGTCTTAACAGCCCCACTACCCTCCCCGTCGGCTTCGGCGGAGACCAGCCGCAGGTCAGCGAAGTGACCCTCGTGCCCGGAGACCGGATCCTCTGCTTCACCGACGGGCTGGTCGAAGAACACGAGAGCAGACAGGAGGAATTCGGCGAGGACCAGCTGATCGACTGGGTCCATCGGCTGGACCGGGCCGACCGGGGCGTACGGGCCGTGGCACGCGACCTGTCCCACACGCTCAGACGGGCCCGCGGCGAGACCACCACCGACGACGCCACTCTCGTCCTCCTGGAGTGGCGCGGATGACGGAGGGAGGTCGTGTCCGGCGCCCCGGCCGCTGCCGGAGAACGGACACGACCGGACGCCCTCGCCCGGTCCCCGCGCGGAGTACGGCGCAGTACGTTGGGAGCACCGGAAGCAACTCGTACACCCGCCTCCACGCGGACGTCGTTCCCGGCGATCGCCACGCCGGGCCGGTCACGGGCGACTCGGGGACAGGTCCCTGTCTCATGACCAGCACGACCGCGCCCACCAGCCAGGCGCGCCTGGCGCTGACGCCGAACACCTCCCTGGCCGGCTTGCTGGACGGGGCCTGGTGGCCGTACTCGCGCGACCTCACCGCCGAACTGCCGCCCCTGGTGGACGCGCTGGAGGAACGCCGGGGACGCATCACGCGCATCACGGCGAACCCCGCGCCCTGGCCCGTCGCCTCCTACAAGGTCCCTGTCGGCGGATACACCGTGCACGTCGGCTGGCTCACCGACCAGGACCGCGACACGATGATGCTGCTCTCGCACGCCCTCGGCCGCTGCGACCTGCTGGTGATTCCGCCCGAGACCGAACCCGCCCTTGCCGCCCTGCTGATGGCCGTCGCATCCGCCCCCGGCAACCTTCAACACCACCGACACCCTCATGTCCGACGAGAGCGCGATCGACCACCGTGTGCGGGAGACCCGAGGCAGTGAGGCCGCCTGGGAGACGGAAGGAGGGGCCTCCGCCCGCCCCGCCCCCCCCGACCCGTGATGGGAGCGCGCCTGATCCCTCTGCCACGAAGCATGTGGAGGTGACGCCGGCCGTCCCGCGACCGCGCCGTTCCCCGTGGGGGAGACGTCCCGGCCGGTCGCCCTGTCTTCCGGAACGCTCCGTTCGGAGTGAACGAATACCTGCATTCGCGACCTGAGGGTTTACTCGTCCTCACTCGGAGACTTTTTGCCGGCAACGCGTAGAGGAAAATTTCGGTCGCGCACAGGCCGCAGTGACGTGCTACTGTCGATATCAGTTGCAGTTTTGGTACCCAAAGACTCCAGGCGCCTCCTGCCGGCCGCGTGCCGCATGGAAGCGCTTTGTATTTCCGGTCATTTTCCGGACAGGGCATCATCGCGGCGACACGGCGTCCGTAGGGTACGGATTCCGGCGTACTGCCCCAAAGGAGATATGACATGGCTACTGGCACCGTGAAGTGGTTCAACGCGGAAAAGGGATTCGGCTTCATCGAGCAGGACGGTGGCGGCGCCGATGTGTTCGCCCACTACTCGAACATCGCCACCCAGGGCTTCCGTGAACTCCAGGAGGGCCAGAAGGTCTCCTTCGACATCGCGCAGGGCCAGAAGGGCCCGACGGCCGAGAACATCGTTTCCGCCTGACGCCGACGCGTAACACGTAGCTGGGGCCCGCATCCCTCGGGGTGCGGGCCCCAGCTGCCTGCATTCGCAGGGATTTCGCGTACACCTGCACCTCTCACTTTTCCTTGCTCGCCCAGTTGCACCGAAAACCTCGCCCTGGGCCACGCCGCCTGCCGGTCGCATTTCATTCGGCCTGTGTCTGTGATTCCCGACGCCGCTTATCCGCTGCCGGAATTCCTTGATACGCGCCGCACCAAGGAAGGTTCTGAATGAACCCCACACGCACGAACGGCCGTTCCTCCCAGGGCCCCGGCGAGTGCCTGGATCGTCCCGGCCTGGGGTGTTGATCTCGGTGGTGGCCCCGGGAAGCAGGTGAACACGGCACCTGTGGATCATGTAGTTCTCTACGCTGCAAGATCCACGAAGGTGCCGTGTTCGTTCCTCCATCATTCCCTGTCGCTGCCCCCGTGCCTCATGCGCCCCGCCTGGAAGCCCTCGGCGAGAGCGCCGCCAAGGAGCAAGTCCGCTGCCTGGTAGCCGAGTTCGAATCGGTCACTGATCCGAGAGGGGCTTGCGGAGTGCGGTACCGGCTCTCCTCGCTGCTGGCCCTGGTGGTCTGCGCGATGACCCCGTCCGGCCACGACTCGATCACCGCGGCGGCGGAGTGGTGCCGACGTGCGACGTCGGAGGAACTGGCCGCCTTCGGCTTGCCCTACCACCCACTCCTTGGCCGCTACCGGGTGCCGAGCGAGAAGACCCTGCGCAGCGTCCTGGGGCGGCTCGATCCCGGTGAGATCGGCGCGGCCAGCTACGACTACCTTCGGCCTCTGCTGTCCGCACAGCCCCACCGGCCGGAGCCGGTAATGCCCGACGGTGGGGCTGAGCGTGAACAGCGCCGGGCCCACCGGGCGGCCGCCCGCGCCGAGCCGGTACGGCTCCGGCGGCGGGCGATCGCGGTGGACGGCAAGTGCCTGCGCGGCGCGAGGCGCCCGGACTGCAGCCGGGTCTTCGTCCTGTCCGCCGTCCGTCACGGCGACGGTGTCACTCTCGCCTCCCGCGAGATCGGCGCGAAGACCAACGAAATCCCCGAGTTCGCACCTCTCCTCGACAGAATCGACGACGCGGATCTCGCGGGGGTGGTCGTTACCGCCGATGCCCTCCACGCCCAACGCGACCACGCCATCTACCTGCGCGAACGCGGCGCTCACTACCTGCTGACCATCAAGAACAACCAGCGCGGCCAGGCCCGTCAACTCCACGCCCTGCCCTGGAAGGAGATCCCCGTGATCCACCGCGACGACGCCCGGGGCCACGGCCGTCACGAGCAGCGGCTCGTGCAGGTCGTCACCGTCGAGGGCCTGCTCTTCCCGCACGCGGCCCAGGTCCTGCGGATCCAGCGCCGTCGCCGTCTCTACGGGGCGAAAAAATGGTCCAGCGAGACCGTCTACGCCATCACCGACCTGCCCGCCGAGGAAGCGAACGCAGCCGAGATCGCGTCCTGGGCTCGCGGGCACTGGACCGTGGAAAATACCGTCCACTGGTGTCGAGATGTCACCTTCAACGAGGACAAGTCCCAGGTCAGGACCCACAACGCGCCCGCCGTACTCGCTGCCCTCCGCGACCTGATCCGCAGCGCGCTCAAGCTCGCCGGCTACGTCAACATCGCCACCGGACGACGAGCCCACACCGAGCGCCCCCGCGTCCTAGCCCTCTACGGCATCACATGATCAAACCGGACGATCCAGGCACTCGCCGGGGCCCTGGGTGCGGCCCGGGTAGGTTCCGGGACCGCACCCCCTGTGCGTCACCTCCGCCGGGCCGTTCCGGCAGGACCCACGAGCGGTGGAACGATCCCGCGGACGGTGGCGGTCGCGCTGGTGCCCGGCCCCCGATCCGCCGACGCGAGCTGGCTGCGGACGGTGGCGTCGATGTCACCGGCGAGCTTGCGCTGGTGCTCCCACTCCGCCACCACGTGCTGCACGCCATGCTCCACCGCACGCTCGGCGACGACGCCCGCCAACACGGCTCCCTCGTCGACGTCGGCCGCCTCCGCTTCGATTTCGCCCACTTCTCCGCCGTCGACCGCCCCCAGTTCGCCGCCATCGAGACGTCAGTTCCGTGACCGAGTCCCCCTCGGCGAACGGCCGGACCACGACTCGTCCACGGCTGCTGAGTCGCGTCGGCCTGCCGACTGATGATCCGCCCATCTCCCCCATTGCCGACCGAAGTGAAGATGTTCCGCCCGCTGGGCTGGGCGTATGCCGCCGACAGCGCGCAGGCGGCTCGTCCCGACGCGGGAGCCCCGTATGCGCAGACGGCCCGTTGCGCGCACGGGTGCCATCCGCGCGCGTACACCCGGGGCCTGGTCCCGGGGAGAGACACATGGCCCTGCGGCAGGCCGAACGGCCCATCGTGATCCTCTGCGAAGGCTCACACACTGGGAGGAGGAACCCTTCGAGGAGGTGAGCCAGTGATGTACTGGCATGACGGCGGAGGCTGGGCATGGATGGCTTTCATGCCGTTGCTGTGGATCCTGCTCATCGGCCTGGTCATATGGGCGGTGGTCCGACTCACCCAGCGCCCCTCCTCCCACAGTGGTGCCACCGACCGCGAGAGAGCGCCGAGTGAGACCCCTGAGGAGATCCTCGACCGACGCTTTGCCTCCGGGGAGATCGACGCCGCCGCTTACTCCGAGGCGCGCAAGAAGCTCGCCGAGCACAGGCCGAGATCCCGATGAGAACCGTGCCACGTGGTCGGGGAGTGCCGCTGGTGGTGCTGGTCGTCGCGGTGTCGGCGCTGATCGCGTCGTTGGTGTGGGTGGTCGGCGCCGACACCTGGCGGCCCGGGCCATGGGCGATGACGGGGGCGGTCTCCCGGGAAGGCCCGGTCCGCGACTTCTCCGACGCCGAACAGGCGGCCCAGCGGTTCGCCGACCGCTGGAACCTGCGCGTCGGGGAGGTCATGCGGTTCAGTGACGGCTACTACGCACAGCTTCTCGACTCGCGCGGCAGGGGCGCCACGGAAGTGCTGATCGACCCGGGGGGCGGCACCGTCCACAGGGAGTTCGGCCCGGCCATGATGTGGAACACCGCGTACGGCATGATGGCGCGGCCCGTCGAGACCGGCTCCCGCACGATCGAGCCCGGTCGGGCCGTGCGGATCGCCGACCAATGGCTGGGGGAGCACCGGCCCGGCCTGCGCGCCGCCGAACCGACGGCGTTCCCGGGCTACTACACGCTGCACACCCTGCGCGGTGACCGGATCACGGGCATGCTGTCGGTCAACTCGTCCACGGGACAGGTGTGGTACCACACCTGGCACGGCGAGTTCCTGGGTACGAGCGAGCACCCTCCCACCCCTCTGACGCCATGAGGGCCGCACCGCGGTCTCCGGTTCACGGCTCGTGCTCGTGCTCGTGGCGGAGTCGAAGCCGGCCCCTGCAGACGGTGCGCGCGGCGCTGGGGCATGGACCATCCTGCCTTCGACTCGTCGGGAGATGAGGGCACATGTCCCACCCGCCGGAGAGGAACGGTCCCCGGATCCCGGAGGCCGGGGGCAAGGGGCGCAGCACGGCGGTACTCGATGTGAGGGGGCTGAACTGGGCCTCTCAGCAGAGCACCGTCGCCGCCGTGCTGGGTCGCCGACCGGGTGTACTGGACGTCGAGGTGAACCCCGTCGCCCAGGAGGCCACGGTGGTGTTCGACCCGCGCAGTACGTCGCTGGCCCAGCTGCGCCGCTGGGTGACGGAGTGCGGCTACCACTGTGCCGGGCAGTCGGTGCCCGGGCACATCTGCGACCCCATGGCCGAGCCGGATCCGCCCCCGCCGGCCCGGCCGGCGCCCGCCGGACCTACAGCGCCCGTCGAGCGCCCCGCTCATCCGCCCGCGGCCCCCTCGGAGGTTCTCACGCCTGGGGAGGCACTACCGCCGCACGAGGCCATGGGCCATGGCGGGCATGCCGGTATGTCGATGGCGGCGATGGTCGCCGACATGCGCAACCGCTTCCTCGTCGCGGTGTCCTTCTCCGTCCCGATCGTGATCTGGTCGCCGATCGGTGAGGACGTCCTCGGCCTCCACGCCCCCGTACCCTTCGGTCTCCGGCAGGACGTGTGGGCGCTGCTCCTGAGCCTGCCGGTGATCTTCTACTCGTGCACGATCTTCTTCACCGGCGCGGTACGGGCCCTGCGGGCGCGCACCCTGGACATGATGGTGCTGGTCGCCGTCGCCGTCGGCGCCGGCTGGGTGTACTCGCTGGTCGTCACCCTCACCGGGGGCGGAGAAGTCTTCTACGAAGCGGCTACCGTCCTGGCTTCGTTCGTCCTGCTCGGACATTGGTTCGAAATGCGTGCCCGGGGCGGGGCCAACGATGCCATCCGCGCGCTCCTGGATCTCGCTCCGCCCAGGGCGCTGGTGCTGCGCGACGGCGAGCCGGTCGAGATCCCCACGGCCGAGGTCGCCGTCGGTGATCTGCTCCTGGTGCGCCCCGGCACGAAAATCGCCGCCGATGGCGTGGTCGAGGAGGGCGAGAGCGACGTCGACGAGTCGACGGTGACTGGTGAGAGCCTCCCCGTCCACAAGGCGCCGGGGGACGAAGTGGTCGGCGCGACCGTCAACGCCAACGGCACGCTGCGCGTCAGGGCCGTCAGGATCGGCGCGGACACGGCACTGGCCCAGATCGTCAAGCTCGTGCAGGAGGCGCAGAACTCCAAGGCTCCCGGGCAGCGACTGGCCGACCGGGCCGCCTTCTGGCTGGTCTTCGTCGCGTTGATCGGCGGCGCGCTCACCCTGGCCGTGTGGCTGCTGGCCACCGACCGGCCGTTCAGCTCCGCCATGCTCTTCGCCATCACGGTCGTCGTCATCACCTGCCCCGACGCGCTGGGCCTGGCCACCCCGACGGCGATCATGGTGGGTACGGGCCTGGGCGCCCGGCGCGGGGTGCTGTTCAAGAACGCGGCCGCCCTCGAAGCCACCGCCTCCGTCCAGACCGTCGTCATGGACAAGACCGGCACCCTCACCAAGGGCGAGCCGGAGGTCACCGACGTCATCACGGCCCCCGGCACGGACCGGGACGAGGTGCTGAGGCTGGTCGCCGCCGTCGAGCGGCAGTCCGAGCACCCCCTGGCCGAGGCGGTCGTCCGTCACGCCGACGGCCGCGGTGTGCCGCGGGCCGACGCACGCCACTTCGAGAACGTACCGGGCCACGGCGCGACCGCCGTGGTCGACGGTCACCGCGTCGCCGTGGGGAACCGGCGCCTGGCGGCACGCGAAGGCGTCGACCTCGGTCCGCTCGCGGAGAGGCGCGACGAACTGGCCGCCACCGGCCGCACCGTCGTCATCGCCTCCGTCGACAGCCGGGCGGCGGCGATCATCGGCATCGCCGACGCGGCACGGGACACCTCCGCGACCGCCGTCGCGGAACTCCACTCCCTCGGCGTCGAGGTCGTCATGCTCACCGGCGACAACGAGGCCACCGCCCGGCGCATCGCCGACCAGCTGGGCATCGACACCGTCATCGCCGAGGTGCTCCCGGGCGAGAAGGCCGCGAAGATCGCGGAACTCCAGCGCGGCGGCCCCACCGCCGAGGAAGGCGCGGGCCGCAAGGTCGCCATGGTCGGTGACGGCGTCAACGACGCCCCCGCCCTCGCTCAGGCCGATCTCGGCATCGCGATCGGCGCCGGCACCGACGTCGCCATCGAAACAGCCGACCTCGTCCTCATGCGCTCCGATCCGCTGGACGTGCCCACCGCCCTGCGCATCGGTCGCGGCACCCTGCGGAAGATGCGGCAGAACCTCGGCTGGGCCGTCGGCTACAACGCCATCGCTCTCCCCATCGCCGCGGGTGTCTTCGAACCCGCCACCGGGCTCGTCCTGCGGCCCGAGATCGCCGCCCTGTCCATGTCGGGCTCCAGCGTCATCGTCGCCCTCAACGCCCTCGCCCTCAAACGCCTGCGCCTGCCGCGGCACGCGGCGGACGCCTCCTCCGAGCCCGCGACAGAGACAGGAAAGGCGAGCCTGCCCGAAGGACGGTGACGGACAGGGGCAGGTGCCGCGACAGCCGACTCACACCGCCGCGGCGGACACGTCCGTGCCACAACGTGCCAGTCTCCAGCGGAAACCGTCCCGCCGCATGACTTCCGGGTCCAGGAACCCGTGGCGACGGCCGTCCAAGAGGCAGAAGTACTCCGCCCTCCAGTCGATCTTCATGCCGCGAGGTTAGACACCATGGGCGAGGACGGACGGTCCCGCCCGGCTCAGCGCGTTCGCCAGGGCCCGGCAGTGGACCTCTCCGTGCGGAACGGCCCTGAGCGCGAGAACCGATCGACGACCCTGAGCCGGTCGGACCCGGTCAGTGGAATGAAGGCGCTTGCCGTCGCTTTCCGCCCCTCACCAGGTCCCTCCAGAAGGTGATCCGGGTCACTTCCTGTCACAGGGGGCGATGGTCCGGTGTCTTGTGCCCGACCCCTTGAGACAGAGGAGGAAGCCATGCCTGACAGGAACGGCACGAAGCACCGCGTCGTCGTCCTCGGCGCCGGTTACGCCGGGGCCTACGTCGCCGGGACCCTGGCGCGGCGGCTGGCACCGTCGGATGCCGAGATCACCGTGGTGAACGCCGAGCCGGACTTCGTGCAGCGGCTGCGGCTGCACCAGCTCGCGGCCGGCCAGGAGATCGAGGCCCCACGGCTCGCCGACGTCTTCGCGGGAACCGGGATCCGGCTGCGGCTGGCCCAGGTCACCGACATCGAACCCGAGCGCCGGGTCGTCGCCGTGGCCGGCACCGACGGTGGCGGTGAGGTCGGCTACGACACGCTCGTCTACGCGCTGGGCAGTCACGGCGCCGACCACGGTGTCCCCGGAGTCGCCGAGCACGCCTTCGACGTCGCAGGCCGGCCCTCCGCGCTGCGGCTGCGTGACCGCCTGGACGGTCTGGAGGCGCGGAGCGAGGGCGGGAAGGTGGTGGTCGTCGGCGACGGGCTGACCGGGATCGAGACCGCCGCCGAGGTCGCCGAGTCCCGGCCCGGCTTGTCGGTGACGCTCATCGCCCGAGGCGCATTGGCCACTGCGCTCTCCGCCGGGGCCCGCGACCACCTGCGTCGGGCCTGCGACCGGTTCGGCATCACCGTCCTGGAGCACGCCGGCGTGGAAAGCGTCGAAGCGAAGCGGGTGCTCTGCGCGGACGGCACCGCCCTGCCGTCCGACGCGACCGTGTGGACGGCCGGGTTCGCGGTCGCCCCGATCGCCGCCGGCGCCGGCCTCGAGGTCACCGACGGCGGCCGGATCGTCGTCGACCGCACCATGCGCTCGGTGTCACACCCGAACGTGTACGCCGTCGGCGACAGCGCCCACACCCTCGGCGACAACGGCCTTCCCCTGCCGATGTCCTGCG
The genomic region above belongs to Streptomyces marianii and contains:
- a CDS encoding PP2C family protein-serine/threonine phosphatase — its product is MTVGRYEDRNPDRSESFGEMLLGRLLDHAHALPPERVGPALADAVALIGGREVQVLLQDYEQEHLVPLPGDGLEDGRPLPIDDSTVGRCFLTSHPVEVPLANGVRVHVPLLDGGDQAGVLAVTLDAVDDDDRRILRRLAHLVADVLQTKNGYTDFFFRTRRGEPMSVAAEIQWSLLPPLAMTMPRIAVAGVLEPAYDVAGDSFDYALNGDVLHLAMIDAMGHGLDAATMATVAIGAYRHARRTSVELSEIYLFMDRAIAEQFAPDHFVTAQMLRLGTGTGRLQWVNAGHPAPMLIRDHRVVRRLNSPTTLPVGFGGDQPQVSEVTLVPGDRILCFTDGLVEEHESRQEEFGEDQLIDWVHRLDRADRGVRAVARDLSHTLRRARGETTTDDATLVLLEWRG
- a CDS encoding DUF5994 family protein; amino-acid sequence: MTSTTAPTSQARLALTPNTSLAGLLDGAWWPYSRDLTAELPPLVDALEERRGRITRITANPAPWPVASYKVPVGGYTVHVGWLTDQDRDTMMLLSHALGRCDLLVIPPETEPALAALLMAVASAPGNLQHHRHPHVRRERDRPPCAGDPRQ
- a CDS encoding cold-shock protein, with the translated sequence MATGTVKWFNAEKGFGFIEQDGGGADVFAHYSNIATQGFRELQEGQKVSFDIAQGQKGPTAENIVSA
- a CDS encoding ISAs1 family transposase, which translates into the protein MFVPPSFPVAAPVPHAPRLEALGESAAKEQVRCLVAEFESVTDPRGACGVRYRLSSLLALVVCAMTPSGHDSITAAAEWCRRATSEELAAFGLPYHPLLGRYRVPSEKTLRSVLGRLDPGEIGAASYDYLRPLLSAQPHRPEPVMPDGGAEREQRRAHRAAARAEPVRLRRRAIAVDGKCLRGARRPDCSRVFVLSAVRHGDGVTLASREIGAKTNEIPEFAPLLDRIDDADLAGVVVTADALHAQRDHAIYLRERGAHYLLTIKNNQRGQARQLHALPWKEIPVIHRDDARGHGRHEQRLVQVVTVEGLLFPHAAQVLRIQRRRRLYGAKKWSSETVYAITDLPAEEANAAEIASWARGHWTVENTVHWCRDVTFNEDKSQVRTHNAPAVLAALRDLIRSALKLAGYVNIATGRRAHTERPRVLALYGIT
- a CDS encoding SHOCT domain-containing protein; this translates as MYWHDGGGWAWMAFMPLLWILLIGLVIWAVVRLTQRPSSHSGATDRERAPSETPEEILDRRFASGEIDAAAYSEARKKLAEHRPRSR
- a CDS encoding heavy metal translocating P-type ATPase, translated to MSHPPERNGPRIPEAGGKGRSTAVLDVRGLNWASQQSTVAAVLGRRPGVLDVEVNPVAQEATVVFDPRSTSLAQLRRWVTECGYHCAGQSVPGHICDPMAEPDPPPPARPAPAGPTAPVERPAHPPAAPSEVLTPGEALPPHEAMGHGGHAGMSMAAMVADMRNRFLVAVSFSVPIVIWSPIGEDVLGLHAPVPFGLRQDVWALLLSLPVIFYSCTIFFTGAVRALRARTLDMMVLVAVAVGAGWVYSLVVTLTGGGEVFYEAATVLASFVLLGHWFEMRARGGANDAIRALLDLAPPRALVLRDGEPVEIPTAEVAVGDLLLVRPGTKIAADGVVEEGESDVDESTVTGESLPVHKAPGDEVVGATVNANGTLRVRAVRIGADTALAQIVKLVQEAQNSKAPGQRLADRAAFWLVFVALIGGALTLAVWLLATDRPFSSAMLFAITVVVITCPDALGLATPTAIMVGTGLGARRGVLFKNAAALEATASVQTVVMDKTGTLTKGEPEVTDVITAPGTDRDEVLRLVAAVERQSEHPLAEAVVRHADGRGVPRADARHFENVPGHGATAVVDGHRVAVGNRRLAAREGVDLGPLAERRDELAATGRTVVIASVDSRAAAIIGIADAARDTSATAVAELHSLGVEVVMLTGDNEATARRIADQLGIDTVIAEVLPGEKAAKIAELQRGGPTAEEGAGRKVAMVGDGVNDAPALAQADLGIAIGAGTDVAIETADLVLMRSDPLDVPTALRIGRGTLRKMRQNLGWAVGYNAIALPIAAGVFEPATGLVLRPEIAALSMSGSSVIVALNALALKRLRLPRHAADASSEPATETGKASLPEGR
- a CDS encoding NAD(P)/FAD-dependent oxidoreductase; translated protein: MPDRNGTKHRVVVLGAGYAGAYVAGTLARRLAPSDAEITVVNAEPDFVQRLRLHQLAAGQEIEAPRLADVFAGTGIRLRLAQVTDIEPERRVVAVAGTDGGGEVGYDTLVYALGSHGADHGVPGVAEHAFDVAGRPSALRLRDRLDGLEARSEGGKVVVVGDGLTGIETAAEVAESRPGLSVTLIARGALATALSAGARDHLRRACDRFGITVLEHAGVESVEAKRVLCADGTALPSDATVWTAGFAVAPIAAGAGLEVTDGGRIVVDRTMRSVSHPNVYAVGDSAHTLGDNGLPLPMSCASAGYTGRQATAAIVARLTGGKVKQTGLEYVGNHISLGRRDGILQMVGHDAQAKPKYLGGRKAARIKAGILSMSLWTTSHPTFGLPTRRQRLTDTPESNDETATRPVGSGEAARG